From Salvelinus namaycush isolate Seneca chromosome 2, SaNama_1.0, whole genome shotgun sequence, one genomic window encodes:
- the krt18b gene encoding keratin, type I cytoskeletal 18b, which translates to MSYRPSNSHISFQRSTPVSSYRAASTYGGAGGQGTRISSASYGGLRSGAPASSSSYSSSSFKVSGGGMGTGIGGGMGAGMGGLINAAAAGGGSGHVMGNEKGAMQNLNDRLANYLETVRNLEQANGQLELKIREALEKGGPDARDYSKYNTILDDLRKKVFDATVDNASIVLQIDNARLAADDFRVKFESEFSIRQSVEADIAGLKKVIDNTNMGRMNVESEIEAVREELIFLRKNHDNEVTEMRTQISQSGVQVDVDAPKGQDLSLVMEEMRANYEKMALNNAKDLKVWHENQISDVQVQVSQNTEALQGAQMEMSDLQRQLQTLEIELASQQSLKSSLEDTLRNTEMRSNMEVEKYNAILIRLEGELTNLRGNIQQQGQEYEALLNMKMKLEAEIATYRSLLDGGDFKLQDAMDELKP; encoded by the exons ATGAGTTACAGACCGTCCAACAGCCACATCTCCTTCCAACGATCCACGCCCGTGTCCTCCTACCGGGCTGCCAGCACCTACGGCGGGGCTGGCGGCCAGGGCACCCGCATCTCCTCCGCATCTTACGGGGGCCTCCGCAGTGGTGCCCCAGCCAGCTCTTCCTCCTACTCCTCATCCTCATTTAAGGTGAGCGGCGGTGGTATGGGCACTGGCATTGGTGGTGGCATGGGTGCCGGCATGGGTGGCCTGATCAACGCTGCGGCAGCAGGTGGTGGCAGCGGTCACGTCATGGGCAACGAGAAGGGGGCCATGCAGAACCTGAACGACCGCCTAGCCAACTATCTGGAGACAGTGAGAAACCTGGAGCAGGCCAACGGACAACTGGAGCTGAAGATCCGAGAGGCCCTGGAGAAGGGAGGACCGGATGCCCGCGACTATAGCAAGTACAACACAATACTGGACGACCTGCGCAAGAAG GTCTTCGATGCAACAGTGGATAACGCTAGTATTGTCCTCCAAATTGATAATGCTCGCTTAGCTGCAGATGACTTCAGAGTAAA ATTTGAATCTGAGTTCAGCATTCGTCAGTCAGTGGAGGCGGACATCGCCGGGCTGAAGAAGGTCATCGATAACACCAACATGGGCAGGATGAATGTGGAGAGTGAGATCGAGGCCGTGAGGGAGGAGCTCATCTTCCTCAGGAAGAACCATGACAAT GAGGTGACAGAAATGAGGACCCAGATCTCCCAGTCGGGGGTGCAGGTGGACGTGGACGCCCCTAAAGGTCAGGACCTGAGTCTGGTCatggaggagatgagggccaACTACGAGAAGATGGCTCTGAATAACGCAAAGGACCTCAAAGTGTGGCACGAAAACCAG ATCTCAGACGTACAGGTGCAGGTATCCCAGAACACAGAGGCCCTGCAGGGGGCCCAGATGGAGATGAGCGACCTACAGAGACAGCTACAGACCCTCGAGATCGAGCTGGCATCCCAACAGAGCTTG AAATCCTCCTTGGAAGACACCTTGCGTAACACAGAGATGCGTTCCAACATGGAGGTGGAGAAGTACAATGCTATCCTCATCCGTCTGGAGGGCGAGCTGACCAACCTGCGGGGCAACATCCAGCAGCAGGGCCAGGAGTATGAGGCACTGCTCAATATGAAAATGAAGCTGGAGGCCGAGATCGCCACCTACAGGAGCCTGCTCGATGGGGGAGACTTCAA GCTTCAAGACGCTATGGATGAACTGAAACCATAA